Proteins from one Xenopus tropicalis strain Nigerian chromosome 1, UCB_Xtro_10.0, whole genome shotgun sequence genomic window:
- the lrat gene encoding lecithin retinol acyltransferase encodes MKSLLVGMIVFIFEKIFILANLKVFSVSSKKSRCRQPCNVPFIKRGDLLEVPRTLFVHFGIYLGNNKVAHLMPDILPALSDDTCLIRRVVTNKRLIMGVLAKIASIRVDSVQDFAYGGNILVNHMDKSFKTKPLTNEEVARRAEKLVGSTPYSLLWNNCEHFVTYCRYGMPVSFQTEKFCETVKKIIRDRRSILLSAAIGMASFLCMGFGLYTILPSFFITFTLWMAS; translated from the exons ATGAAATCACTATTAGTGGGAatgattgtttttatttttgaaaaaatctttattttggcCAACTTGAAAGTGTTTAGTGTATCGTCAAAAAAAAGCAGATGCAGGCAGCCTTGCAATGTTCCTTTTATCAAGAGAGGTGACTTGCTGGAAGTTCCTAGAACACTGTTTGTTCATTTTGGAATCTATTTAGGGAATAACAAAGTGGCCCATTTGATGCCGGATATTCTTCCAGCTCTGTCAGATGATACATGTTTAATAAGGAGAGTAGTGACGAACAAAAGGCTTATAATGGGCGTTTTGGCCAAGATAGCCAGCATAAGAGTGGACTCTGTGCAGGATTTTGCCTATGGTGGAAATATCTTAGTAAACCACATGGACAAAAGCTTCAAGACAAAACCTCTCACTAATGAAGAAGTGGCTCGGAGAGCAGAGAAACTGGTTGGATCTACACCTTACAGCCTTCTGTGGAACAACTGTGAGCACTTTGTCACTTACTGCAGATATGGCATGCCTGTCAGCTTTCAGACTGAGAAG TTCTGTGAGACAGTAAAGAAGATAATTCGAGATCGGAGAAGCATTTTACTTTCTGCTGCTATTGGCATGGCATCATTCCTATGTATGGGCTTTGGACTGTACACCATCCTTCCCAGTTTTTTCATTACCTTTACATTGTGGATGGCAAGCTAA